From Vibrio tritonius, the proteins below share one genomic window:
- the ylqF gene encoding ribosome biogenesis GTPase YlqF: MISNKIQWFPGHMHKARKEIEEVIPQIDVIIEVLDARIPFSSENPLISHLRGDKPVVKVLNKRDLADPETTQLWIDHLEQEQGVKAMAITTSEPQEVHKILELCRKLAPHREEIGKNIRTMIMGIPNVGKSTIINTLAGRTIAQTGNQPAVTRRQQRINLQNGIVLSDTPGILWPKVENPHSGFRLAATGAIKDTAMEYDEVAFYTVEYLAEHYREKLMSRYQIEEAPDSDLEWMEEIGRKRGALRAGARVDLHKASEILLHELRQGILGQITLERPEMITDELIQVERDEAIKAEEKAKRKEERRKRYLRNKR; encoded by the coding sequence ATGATTAGCAATAAAATCCAATGGTTTCCGGGCCACATGCACAAGGCCCGCAAAGAGATCGAAGAAGTCATTCCTCAAATCGATGTCATTATTGAAGTCTTGGATGCGCGTATTCCGTTTAGTAGTGAGAATCCTCTGATTTCACACTTACGCGGTGATAAACCGGTCGTTAAAGTACTTAACAAACGTGACCTTGCCGATCCTGAAACAACCCAATTGTGGATTGACCATCTTGAGCAAGAGCAAGGTGTTAAAGCGATGGCAATCACCACCTCTGAACCTCAAGAAGTGCATAAAATTCTTGAGCTATGCCGTAAGCTTGCTCCTCACCGTGAAGAGATTGGTAAGAACATTCGTACCATGATTATGGGCATTCCAAACGTTGGAAAATCCACCATTATCAATACCCTCGCCGGGCGCACTATCGCACAAACGGGTAACCAACCTGCAGTAACCCGTCGTCAGCAACGCATTAATTTGCAAAACGGTATTGTGCTATCGGATACACCTGGAATCTTGTGGCCGAAAGTGGAAAACCCGCACAGCGGCTTTCGCTTGGCGGCAACTGGCGCAATTAAAGATACGGCGATGGAGTATGACGAAGTTGCGTTTTACACCGTTGAGTATCTTGCTGAACATTATCGTGAAAAACTGATGTCTCGCTATCAAATCGAAGAAGCGCCAGATTCTGATTTAGAATGGATGGAAGAAATTGGCCGTAAACGCGGTGCACTACGCGCAGGTGCGCGTGTTGATCTGCACAAAGCATCAGAAATCTTACTGCATGAGCTTCGCCAAGGCATATTAGGGCAAATTACCCTAGAGCGCCCCGAGATGATCACGGATGAATTGATTCAAGTTGAACGTGATGAAGCAATCAAAGCTGAAGAAAAAGCCAAACGCAAAGAGGAACGCCGCAAACGTTATCTACGTAATAAACGTTAA
- a CDS encoding DUF3696 domain-containing protein, translating into MMRIKTLSLTNFRAFQDTQVIEFAPVTLLFGSNSVGKSTVVTSLCYLHQLLTLGDCEPRRLQLSGNKFIGGFVHLINGKDLNKTMSLKVEFDVTSANKENGYTESLFFLNQHQDVQNDRLWQECKPLLNSVAKQATSMAVELEVSWCTDRQMAYVSRCITSINGQEIATLKANQAASEATVASLQLNHPLLAVTPEQGSWLNERLGLSQAEQIRIQTRQGALPELGQRIHAFIESRDSLLKRRVEEVFSDCIVAPLDNLTQLLSRLINIGPLRQIPDSTYTAGKFIQQSDWYSGKAGWDRLYQSNKHEIDQVNQWLGGKDKLDLGYAFVFKKVFKQTQYANDPDRFSRYTYQQIEGEKADVALDKVVSFEHSERDAITLWDLVNDLEVAPSDIGAGISQVLPLVMASVSAQASLICCEQPELHIHPRAQVALGDLLTQNDEKNHYLIETHSEHLVLRLLRRVRETSDDRLPEYLQNVSPNDISIMYLQGTEQGVVAKRTKITADGDLDCDWPEGFFDERDEELF; encoded by the coding sequence ATGATGAGAATCAAAACCCTGTCACTTACCAATTTCAGAGCCTTTCAAGATACGCAAGTAATAGAATTTGCGCCGGTCACTCTGTTGTTTGGTTCCAATAGTGTTGGTAAAAGTACTGTTGTCACCTCGCTTTGCTACCTGCACCAATTATTGACACTGGGTGATTGTGAACCACGCCGCCTTCAACTGTCAGGCAACAAATTTATTGGTGGGTTTGTTCATTTAATCAATGGCAAAGATCTCAATAAAACCATGAGTTTGAAAGTGGAGTTTGATGTAACGTCAGCCAACAAGGAAAATGGGTACACAGAAAGCCTATTTTTCTTAAACCAGCATCAAGACGTGCAAAATGATCGCTTATGGCAGGAGTGTAAGCCACTGCTTAATAGTGTAGCTAAGCAAGCGACATCCATGGCGGTTGAACTTGAGGTGTCTTGGTGTACCGATCGTCAAATGGCCTATGTTTCTCGTTGCATTACCTCGATAAACGGACAAGAAATCGCAACGCTTAAAGCAAATCAAGCGGCGTCCGAAGCCACAGTAGCTTCACTGCAATTAAATCACCCTCTACTAGCTGTGACCCCAGAACAGGGTAGTTGGCTTAATGAACGCCTCGGTCTTTCCCAAGCAGAACAGATTCGGATTCAAACTCGTCAAGGTGCTCTGCCCGAACTTGGACAGCGGATTCACGCATTCATCGAATCTCGAGATTCGCTGCTTAAACGCCGTGTCGAAGAAGTATTTAGTGATTGTATTGTGGCTCCTTTGGATAACTTGACTCAGCTATTATCGAGGCTAATCAATATCGGACCTTTACGACAAATTCCCGATTCCACTTACACGGCTGGTAAATTTATCCAACAGAGTGACTGGTATTCAGGTAAAGCTGGATGGGATAGATTGTATCAGTCGAATAAGCATGAAATTGATCAAGTTAATCAATGGCTTGGTGGTAAAGATAAACTGGATCTTGGCTATGCGTTTGTGTTTAAGAAAGTGTTTAAACAGACTCAGTATGCCAACGATCCTGACCGTTTTAGTCGTTATACCTATCAACAAATTGAAGGCGAAAAAGCCGATGTTGCCCTTGATAAGGTGGTGTCGTTTGAGCACAGCGAAAGAGACGCTATCACCTTATGGGATTTGGTCAATGATTTAGAAGTGGCTCCATCGGACATCGGAGCAGGTATTTCGCAAGTATTGCCTTTGGTTATGGCGTCGGTATCGGCACAAGCTAGCTTGATTTGCTGTGAACAACCTGAACTGCACATTCACCCAAGAGCGCAAGTGGCGTTAGGGGATTTGCTGACCCAAAATGACGAAAAAAATCACTACTTGATTGAAACTCACAGCGAACACTTGGTACTGCGCTTACTGCGTCGAGTTCGTGAAACAAGCGATGACCGTTTGCCGGAATATCTACAAAATGTGTCGCCCAATGATATTTCAATCATGTATTTGCAAGGAACAGAGCAAGGAGTTGTGGCTAAACGAACTAAGATTACTGCAGATGGTGATTTAGATTGCGATTGGCCAGAGGGCTTCTTTGACGAAAGGGATGAGGAGCTATTCTGA
- the csm6 gene encoding CRISPR-associated ring nuclease Csm6, with product MKPVLLAITGASPQVLTETVYALQVQGKTIPKVIHVITTADAKALLVKGLFVDGEWANLIRDYQLPDIEFDESHIHVISDTQGNQLVDAKGEEDQSIMADYITRKVAELTADPELAIHASIAGGRKTMAFYLGYAMSLFGREQDTLSHVFVNEQFEFVPAFYYPTPNDHWIEGRVGQGKINAKEAQVTLAEIPFVRMRNHFDSKLLSHLDDASFSKTVALMNKAQDTLNITINIKERSFSVAGISIKLSPKLLALYLFILFQSNRRIKLSTQFVKDVSHTKHYLDYFWQMRGDVRVYSTFGILDEGDFVRREFATLKPLSAKFMQEVRTQLHTKFSEKLPNELVEKIKIHSDGVKGGSTYHIESNLNVHYESLNASEFAPDAL from the coding sequence ATGAAACCCGTGCTTCTTGCCATTACTGGGGCTAGTCCTCAAGTCTTAACCGAAACCGTCTATGCATTACAAGTTCAAGGAAAAACGATCCCTAAAGTCATCCATGTGATTACCACAGCAGATGCAAAAGCGCTGTTAGTTAAGGGGCTGTTCGTTGATGGTGAGTGGGCGAATTTGATTCGCGATTACCAACTGCCTGATATTGAGTTTGATGAATCGCATATCCATGTGATCAGTGATACGCAAGGGAATCAGTTGGTTGATGCTAAAGGGGAAGAAGATCAGAGCATTATGGCCGATTATATTACCCGTAAAGTGGCCGAATTAACCGCTGACCCAGAGCTTGCCATTCATGCTTCTATTGCTGGTGGCAGAAAAACCATGGCTTTTTATTTGGGTTATGCGATGTCACTGTTTGGTCGTGAGCAAGATACACTTAGCCATGTGTTTGTAAATGAACAATTTGAATTTGTGCCTGCTTTCTATTATCCAACCCCCAATGATCATTGGATTGAAGGGCGTGTTGGGCAAGGAAAAATAAACGCCAAAGAGGCGCAAGTCACTTTAGCTGAAATTCCATTTGTGAGAATGCGTAATCACTTTGATAGCAAGTTGTTATCGCACTTGGATGATGCTTCCTTTTCAAAAACCGTCGCATTGATGAATAAAGCCCAAGATACCTTAAATATCACGATCAACATAAAAGAGCGTTCTTTTTCTGTTGCGGGTATCTCGATCAAGTTATCACCTAAGTTGCTGGCTCTGTATCTCTTTATCCTATTTCAGTCCAATCGACGTATTAAGCTCAGTACTCAATTTGTAAAAGATGTGTCTCATACTAAACACTACCTTGATTATTTCTGGCAGATGCGGGGTGATGTGCGCGTTTACTCAACCTTTGGTATTTTGGATGAAGGGGATTTTGTTCGCCGTGAATTTGCCACCCTAAAACCGTTATCAGCCAAATTCATGCAAGAAGTGCGTACCCAATTGCACACTAAATTCTCTGAAAAATTACCTAATGAGCTAGTAGAGAAGATTAAAATTCATTCGGATGGTGTTAAAGGTGGGAGCACTTATCATATTGAATCAAATCTAAATGTTCACTATGAGTCTTTAAATGCATCAGAGTTTGCTCCTGATGCTTTATAG